The genomic stretch TCTGGCCCTCTCAATGCACTTTTGAAGACGAAGCTCCGTGAGCACGCGCTCATTTTGCGCACCTTGGCCGACACTTTGCGAAGCGCCCACGTTCGTGAAGAGACGGTTATGGCTACCCTTCGTgcgaagaaggaggagctGATGAAGGAAGTGTACAATATCATGACCGCGACGCTCGGTGTACCGCCCAACCCGAACAAGAGGTTCGTTTGGGAATATATAGATGCCGAAGAAAAGGTTGGGCGCTGGGAAGGATCGCCGAAGGACTTTTTCGAACAATTTGCCACTAAGCCTTTCTCGGTGCGTAAAATACTTTATTGGAGAATAACTCTAATATGTTATTTCAGCCTGTGGACTCGTTCTCGCTCATTAATGACCCTCGTAATGAGTATTCGAAGCTCTACACCGTTGACAAGCTCGGAAATATCTGGGGCGGCCGTCCTATTCTCTGTGCGTTTCATCCATTTTTTAGGACGATCTACTAATGCGTCGCAGATGTTAACACTGAAATCGAGAACATGAAAGCCACCGTCGTCAGGGTAAGTGATGATGTTTCACCAGCAAGGTCTCACCTAATTTGCGTGCTTGCAGATGATCAAAGCCGGCCAACCTGTGTTCTTTGGTTGTGATGTTGGTAAATTCTCGGACAGGGATGCAGGCGTGATGGACACAGCTTTCTTCGAATATGAAGTCAGTCGCTTCCCGACTCCCTATTTCATAAGGTTTAATTGAATGGGAATCTTCAGAATGCCTTTGACATCAAACTCGGATTGAACAAAGCTGATCGCCTCCAGATTTGTGAATCGGCTATGACGCACGCTATGGTCATCTCAGGTGTACATCTCGACCCCTCTGGCAAGCCTGTTCGTTACAAGGTTGAGAACTCCTGGGGTGAGACCGCCGGCAAGGATGGGTACTTTGTCATGACCGACGCGTGGTTCGAGCAGTGCGTTGCATTTACTCATATATCTCGACAGCGAAATACTCAATTAAATACTTTATTACAGATATGTGTATCAGGTTGTTGTACCTAAAGCGCTTGCACCCAAGGACCTCGTTGCAGTCTTCGAGTCGGGCAACAAGATCGTTTTGCCCGCTTGGGATCCCATGGTAAATGATatttttcaatttcaaactTGACCACAAATCCTGACTTTTTCGATCTCAGGGCGCATTGGCTTAAACTTCGTCTCACTGCGAATTAGGTGATATGTACTGAACGGCATGATTATTCTTGGTGCTCTCTTCCTATGTCCTGTGTATATGCATTTTCGCAATGAAGAGTTATTTTAGTTGTCGCAGTCTAGCATTGCTAGTACAGCTCTATGGATACGTTGTTATTGAAGATTTGAAATGCATACACTGACCCTTCCTCATATGACACCTTCATGAAGCAGAGAGAATCAACGGCGAAGACAAGAAGGGGAATGATGCGATTCTTGTCAGTTCAAAGGCACAGTCCGGGGGTTTTCTATCAGACTTCACGTTTTGAAAGGTAGAAAAACATTGTCTTCACTGTCTATTACTATGTGACAATGACCAGTACCATCAGTTGACAGAAATAACTCCCGACTCCATGAAGATTCGCAAGATTCAAGTGCAATTGGGGAGAACCGCTGAGACGGTTTAGCTACGGCCCCTTTCTTCCGACAACTTTTACGGCATAAATAAGGGCCCGTGACCGCAGTGATAATGATAAGTATGTCCTTACTAGTATTAGAATGAACTTTTGCTTGGTATCCCATGTAGCATGCAATGCCTACATTTATCTGTGACGAGGGTATGTATTTGCACAACACCGAATACTGCGATAGTGATACTACCTCAATCTGTTGACGTAAGTCAAGTGGCTGATCCAAGTGCTATCGCTGTTTTGCACCCGCCATCTCAAACTGAGGAGAGTATTGGTTGGTTGAAGAAACGTCAGGTCCATCACGAGGGTGAGAAAACGACGCAACTGCTTTCTTCCGCGTAAACGGACATCAACATTTAACATCCTTTTGGCGTTACCAAAGCGTTCCTAGAGGCCCTGAGGGGATGTGTAAGGGGAAATTATGTAGCCTGGTTTATAATCCTTGCTTGGAGTCTCTTACAGCCTCTTCAAGAACCCATCGGTCTTTTGACTTCTG from Psilocybe cubensis strain MGC-MH-2018 chromosome 2, whole genome shotgun sequence encodes the following:
- a CDS encoding Cysteine proteinase 1, mitochondrial, with the protein product MGNTNSSVIPTPTKTSFDDKDEMLELADPLSAMHIAQPLSSDGSLTLGHIASWEASSSTDPKIRLARTIFSQSDIRSVLSSRSARIADQHIFNHVLDFKTGPITNQKSSGRCWLFATTNVIRYGIMKRLKLKDFQLSQSYLFFWDKLNKSNYYLELMIEHAELPIDDRLITHLSGDLISDGGQWDMVVNLIETYGLVPQSAYPESTHSSLSGPLNALLKTKLREHALILRTLADTLRSAHVREETVMATLRAKKEELMKEVYNIMTATLGVPPNPNKRFVWEYIDAEEKVGRWEGSPKDFFEQFATKPFSPVDSFSLINDPRNEYSKLYTVDKLGNIWGGRPILYVNTEIENMKATVVRMIKAGQPVFFGCDVGKFSDRDAGVMDTAFFEYENAFDIKLGLNKADRLQICESAMTHAMVISGVHLDPSGKPVRYKVENSWGETAGKDGYFVMTDAWFEQYVYQVVVPKALAPKDLVAVFESGNKIVLPAWDPMGALA